A stretch of the Capsicum annuum cultivar UCD-10X-F1 chromosome 10, UCD10Xv1.1, whole genome shotgun sequence genome encodes the following:
- the LOC107845325 gene encoding enhancer of mRNA-decapping protein 4 isoform X2: MAFFAEDVHLLASASVDGRVYIWKISEGPDEEDTPQITGRIVTAVQVVGEGASVHPRVCWHCHKQEILVVGIGKHVLKIDTTKFGKAEVFSADEPLRCPVDKLIDGVQLVGTHDGEVTDLSMCQWMTTRLVSASVDGTIKIWEDRKPQPIAILRPHAGNPVNSATFLAAPDRPDHIILITGGLLNREMKIWVSASEEGWLLPSDAESWHCIQTLELKSSAEARAEETFFNQAAALSQAGLLVLANAKKNAIYVVHLEYGLNPMATRMDYIAEFTVTMPILSFTGTSDLLPHGEQIVQVYCVQTQAIQQYALDLSQCVPPPMENAVGFERTESNVSRDAASIEGYLPVDPPGSKLMEFPLTSSAPKSLVHESGTELVASTRPSTTDAHTASVTSVEFASSVTESKSASLPSITTDTDIAPFASPPPPLSPELAKKLSGFRSISNSSEPGPSVSDHFGDPKAVEYSVDRQMDAIHPNLTGLTSSDGDPMNNEDEVTRDDGSSGISNPIKFKHPTHLVTPSEILLANSSSEVNHVNEHKSEGESSIQDVVINKETSNVEVEVKVVGETRFSQKTDIGSQEDLHPFVSENKGKPFCSQASDLGREMARECRALSPKTYIIQESRQLDGASETEQLTQTSTAPEEDRDSAKEISGKNLDSSLQVSAHQPPPYSAKAKKQKAKNTQGFEPALSSPGDFNSSDSNEGGVSASNASMEAAVSQILSMHEKLNQVLNMQKETQKQIGMMVAVPVTKEGRRLEAALGRSMEKAVKANSDALLARFQEEGAKQEKLLRDRTQQISNLISNCFNKDMPGLIEKVMKKELAAVGQAVTRSIVPAIEKAVSTALSEAFQKGVSDKAVNQLEKTVSSKLEASVARQIQSQFQISGKQALQETLKSTMEGSVIPAFEMSCKAMFEQVDSTFQKGFAEHTTSALQQFESMHSPLVHALRDAINSASSMTQTLSGELADGQKKLLTLAVSGANSKSLNPLVSHMSNGPLLHEKLEAPADPTKELSRLLVERKYEEAFTAALQRSDVSIVSWLCLQVDLPVILSMNPLPLSQGVLLSLLQQVACDITKETTRKLSWMRDVLSAINPTDPMIAVHVRPIFEQVYQILNHHRSLPTTTPAEISSIRLLMHVINSMLMTCK; encoded by the exons ATGGCTTTCTTTGCTGAGGACGTTCACCTTTTGGCCAG TGCAAGCGTCGATGGGCGTGTTTATATATGGAAAATTTCTGAAGGACCCGATGAGGAAGATACTCCCCAAATTACAGGGAGGATTGTCACTGCTGTTCAAGTCGTTGGTGAAGGGGCATCTGTTCATCCTCGAGTTTGTTGGCATTGTCACAAACAA GAAATTCTTGTGGTCGGGATCGgaaaacatgttttaaaaattgaTACCACAAAATTTGGAAAAGCTGAAGTTTTTTCAGCAGATGAACCTCTCAGATGTCCTGTTGACAAGTTGATTGATGGGGTACAACTTGTTGGTACTCATGATGGAGAAGTGACTGATCTGTCAATGTGCCAGTGGATGACCACCCGATTGGTATCTGCATCAGTGGATGGCACG ATAAAGATTTGGGAAGACCGGAAGCCACAACCAATTGCAATTCTCAGGCCTCATGCTGGTAATCCTGTTAATTCAGCAACCTTCCTTGCTGCTCCAGACCGCCCAGACCACATCATACTCATCACTGGG GGTTTACTTAATCGGGAAATGAAGATATGGGTATCAGCAAGTGAAGAAGGCTGGTTGCTTCCTAGTGATGCTGAATCATGGCACTGTATACAAACATTGGAGTTAAAGAGTTCTGCTGAAGCTCGTGCTGAAGAGACATTCTTTAACCAAGCTGCAGCCTTGTCTCAAGCAGGTCTGCTCGTACTAGCGAATGCAAAAAAGAATGCCATATATGTTGTTCATCTAGAGTATGGTCTGAACCCAATGGCAACCCGTATGGATTACATAGCTGAATTTACAGTTACAATGCCAATTTTGAGTTTCACTGGAACAAGTGATTTACTGCCTCATGGTGAACAGATTGTTCAGGTGTACTGTGTACAGACGCAGGCTATTCAGCAGTATGCTTTGGACTTATCCCAATGCGTGCCACCTCCCATGGAGAATGCTGTGGGTTTCGAAAGGACAGAGTCTAATGTTTCACGTGATGCTGCTAGTATTGAAGGATATCTTCCTGTTGATCCTCCTGGTAGTAAACTAATGGAGTTTCCTTTAACTAGTTCTGCACCCAAATCTTTAGTGCATGAGAGTGGCACAGAGCTTGTAGCATCAACTAGACCTTCTACGACTGATGCACATACTGCATCGGTCACCTCTGTGGAATTTGCTTCTTCAGTCACGGAATCTAAATCAGCTAGTTTACCCAGTATAactactgatactgatattgCTCCCTTTgcatcaccaccaccacctttgAGTCCCGAGTTGGCTAAAAAACTTTCTGGTTTCAGAAGCATATCAAACAGCTCTGAGCCTGGTCCCTCTGTCAGTGACCATTTTGGGGATCCTAAGGCTGTTGAATATTCAGTTGACAGGCAAATGGATGCCATTCATCCAAACTTGACTGGCCTTACTTCGTCGGATGGTGACCCAATGAATAATGAAGATGAAGTGACACGTGATGATGGTTCTTCGGGTATTAGTAATCCAATTAAATTCAAGCACCCTACTCATCTGGTGACTCCTTCGGAGATATTGTTGGCTAACTCGTCCTCTGAGGTAAACCATGTTAATGAGCATAAAAGTGAGGGAGAATCGAGTATCCAAGATGTTGTAATCAACAAGGAAACCAGCAATGTGGAGGTGGAGGTTAAGGTTGTTGGTGAAACAAGATTCAGTCAAAAAACTGATATTGGCTCTCAAGAAGACCTTCATCCTTTTGTGTCAGAAAACAAGGGGAAACCCTTTTGCTCTCAGGCATCTGATCTCGGAAGAGAAATGGCTCGAGAATGTCGTGCCTTATCGCCTAAAACCTATATTATCCAGGAATCTAGGCAGCTTGATGGGGCTTCTGAAACTGAGCAGCTGACCCAAACATCAACTGCCCCTGAAGAAGATCGTGACTCTGCGAAGGAGATCTCTGGAAAGAATTTAGACTCAAGTCTGCAAGTTTCTGCTCATCAACCTCCACCTTATAGTGCCAAAGCAAAAAAACAAAAGGCAAAGAACACTCAAGGATTTGAACCAGCTTTATCCTCACCTGGTGATTTCAACTCATCTGATTCCAATGAGGGTGGTGTCAGCGCAAGTAATGCCTCTATGGAAGCTGCAGTCTCACAAATTTTGTCCATGCATGAGAAGCTAAATCAG GTTCTTAATATGCAAAAAGAAACGCAAAAGCAGATAGGTATGATGGTTGCTGTTCCAGTTACCAAAGAAGGAAGAAGACTTGAGGCTGCCTTGGGACGGAGCATGGAGAAGGCTGTCAAGGCCAATTCTGATGCTTTATTGGCCCGTTTTCAAGAAGAGGGTGCAAAACAAGAGAAATTACTTCGTGATCGTACTCAACAAATAAGCAATTTGATATCTAACTGCTTTAACAAGGACATGCCGGGGCTAATAGAAAAAGTAATGAAGAAAGAACTAGCAGCTGTTGGACAAGCCGTCACACGCAGTATTGTCCCTGCCATTGAGAAAGCTGTATCAACTGCTCTTTCAGAAGCCTTCCAG AAAGGAGTTAGTGACAAGGCAGTGAACCAACTGGAGAAAACGGTTAGCTCCAAACTTGAAGCTTCCGTCGCTAGGCAAATTCAGTCGCAATTCCAGATCTCTGGCAAGCAAGCTCTTCAG GAAACTTTGAAATCTACAATGGAAGGTTCGGTGATCCCTGCCTTTGAGATGTCATGCAAGGCTATGTTTGAGCAAGTAGATTCAACGTTTCAGAAAGGATTTGCTGAACACACTACTTCTGCTCTACAGCAATTTGAGTCCATGCATTCACCGTTAGTACATGCTTTACGG GATGCCATCAATTCCGCATCATCGATGACTCAAACATTGAGTGGAGAGCTAGCTGATGGTCAAAAGAAGTTGCTTACGCTTGCAGTTTCGGGAGCAAATTCCAAGTCATTGAATCCATTGGTTAGCCACATGAGTAATGGACCATTACTGCATGAGAAG CTTGAGGCTCCGGCTGATCCAACCAAGGAGTTATCTAGATTGTTAGTGGAGCGCAAGTATGAGGAGGCGTTCACTGCAGCCTTGCAAAGAAGCGATGTGTCTATTGTATCGTGGTTATGTTTGCAG GTTGATCTACCGGTTATCTTATCGATGAATCCTCTCCCGTTGAGTCAAGGAGTACTTCTTTCACTTCTTCAGCAGGTGGCTTGTGATATCACCAAGGAGACAACCCGAAAGTTATCCTGGATGAGGGATGTTCTATCAGCGATAAATCCAACTGACCCGATGATTGCAGTGCACGTGCGGCCTATCTTTGAGCAAGTATATCAAATCCTAAACCATCATCGGAGTCTCCCCACCACGACCCCCGCTGAAATTTCAAGCATTCGTCTGCTCATGCATGTTATCAACTCCATGCTTATGACCTGTAAATGA
- the LOC107845566 gene encoding transcription termination factor MTERF4, chloroplastic has protein sequence MTTIMRRNQSSLKTILKDQFFNTILKPYKNPKVINQKPFSTNSSKFPEYEMPTVTWGVIQGRKEKLVSRVIISDYLKTIGIIPDELEELELPSAVEIMRERVEFLQKIGLTIDDMNEYPLMLGCSVRKNIIPVLSYLEKIGIQRSKLGEFVKNYPQCLHASVVVELVPVIKFLRGLDVEKQDIGYVLMKYPELLGFKLEGTMSTSVAYLVSIGVNPRDVGPMVTQYPYFLGMRVGTMIKPLVDYLVSLGLPKKILARMLEKRAYLLGYDLEETVKPNVNCLLSFGLRKDSLPCVIAQFPQILGLPLKAKLSSQQYFFNLKLKIDPDGFAQVIEKMPQIVSLHQHVIMKPVEFLLGRGFSTADVAKMIVKCPQLVALQVGLMKNSYYFFKSDMDRPMSELLDFPDYFTYSLESRIKPRYQRLQSKGIRCSLAWFLNCSDQRFEERLYGDYIEPESSGPSFCMGGKLVLPGNEIVSEEEDDSDDDEMLYRRTVSL, from the coding sequence ATGACCACAATAATGAGAAGAAACCAATCCTCTTTAAAAACAATCCTAAAAGATCAATTTTTTAATACAATCCTTAAACCCTACAAAAACCCTAAGGTAATTAACCAAAAACCCTTTTCCACCAATTCCTCGAAATTCCCAGAATACGAAATGCCAACAGTAACATGGGGAGTAATCCAAGGGCGCAAAGAGAAGTTGGTGTCACGTGTCATAATCTCTGATTACTTGAAAACTATAGGAATAATCCCTGATGAATTAGAGGAATTAGAATTGCCCTCCGCTGTTGAAATTATGCGCGAACGTGTTGAATTCTTGCAGAAAATTGGTCTAACGATTGATGATATGAATGAATATCCTCTAATGCTTGGTTGTAGTGTTAGGAAAAATATTATTCCTGTTTTGTCATATTTGGAGAAGATTGGGATTCAAAGGTCTAAGCTTGGTGAGTTTGTTAAGAATTATCCTCAGTGTTTACATGCTAGTGTCGTCGTGGAGCTTGTTCCCGTTATTAAGTTTTTACGAggtcttgatgttgagaaacagGATATTGGGTATGTCTTGATGAAGTATCCGGAGTTGTTAGGGTTTAAACTTGAGGGAACGATGAGTACTTCAGTTGCTTATTTGGTTAGTATAGGGGTTAATCCGAGGGATGTAGGGCCGATGGTAACACAATATCCATATTTTCTTGGAATGAGAGTTGGGACGATGATTAAACCATTGGTGGATTATTTGGTTTCGCTGGGTTTGCCGAAGAAAATATTGGCGAGAATGTTGGAGAAGCGAGCATATTTACTTGGTTATGATCTTGAAGAGACGGTGAAGCCAAATGTAAATTGCTTACTTAGTTTTGGACTTAGGAAGGACAGTTTGCCTTGTGTTATTGCACAATTTCCACAGATTCTTGGTTTGCCTTTGAAAGCTAAGCTGTCGTCGCAACAGTATTTCTTTAACTTAAAGCTCAAGATTGATCCTGATGGTTTTGCCCAAGTAATCGAGAAGATGCCACAAATTGTTAGCCTACACCAGCATGTGATCATGAAACCTGTCGAGTTCCTTCTTGGACGGGGATTTTCCACGGCTGATGTGGCAAAGATGATCGTAAAATGTCCTCAGTTAGTTGCTTTGCAAGTTGGTCTCATGAAAAATAGTTATTACTTTTTCAAGAGTGATATGGACAGGCCAATGTCCGAGCTTTTGGACTTTCCGGACTACTTCACATATAGCTTGGAATCTAGAATCAAACCCAGGTACCAACGGTTGCAGAGCAAGGGAATCCGATGTTCTTTGGCTTGGTTTCTCAACTGTAGTGATCAAAGATTTGAAGAGAGATTATATGGTGATTACATAGAGCCCGAAAGTTCTGGTCCGTCATTTTGTATGGGTGGGAAACTAGTGCTACCAGGCAATGAGATTGTATCAGAAGAGGAAGACGACAGTGATGATGATGAAATGCTATATAGACGCACTGTCTCTTTGTAG
- the LOC107845031 gene encoding early nodulin-like protein 3 → MATNYFRFNVFVLSLIVTFIFVSTIFVSSFQYRVGGKIGWIKPIGNESETYNEWAARNRFRIGDTLYFKYKGDSVLEVTVANYLNCNTTSPISKYENGETVYKFSHSGFYYFISGHKDKCKSGQRIIIRVVHDSEISSPAYAPEISPAPSVGGGGDDGDGWDSDFLGPPAINSTTALSVFSYFVTALGGIMVFFYLLM, encoded by the exons ATGGCTACTAATTATTTTCGATTTAACGTGTTCGTCCTCTCTCTTATTGTTACGTTCATATTTGTTTCAACCATCTTCGTGTCATCTTTTCAGTATCGAGTTGGTGGTAAAATCGGTTGGATTAAGCCAATCGGTAACGAATCCGAGACGTACAACGAATGGGCTGCTAGAAATCGATTTCGTATCGGAGATACACTTT ATTTTAAGTACAAAGGTGATTCAGTACTTGAAGTAACTGTGGCTAATTATCTCAATTGTAACACAACAAGCCCAATTTCGAAATATGAAAATGGAGAGACAGTTTACAAATTTAGCCATTCGGGCTTCTACTATTTCATAAGTGGCCACAAAGATAAATGCAAATCTGGCCAGAGAATTATTATTCGCGTAGTGCACGATTCCGAAATTTCTTCGCCGGCGTATGCACCGGAGATTTCACCCGCTCCGAGTGTAGGTGGTGGCGGTGATGATGGAGATGGTTGGGATTCGGACTTTTTGGGACCACCGGCTATTAATTCTACGACTGCGCTTtctgttttttcatattttgtaaCTGCCCTTGGGGGTATTATGGTTTTTTTCTATTTGCTCATGTAG